The Vitis vinifera cultivar Pinot Noir 40024 chromosome 7, ASM3070453v1 genomic interval ACAGCAAAATAATCAGCCTGCTGGAAATCATGATGAACTTGATTTTGAGTTCCTAGGAGGCCATGGAATGCCATACACATTGCAAACAAATGTGTTTTCAAATGATAATGGTGGTAGGGAAGAAAGGGTTGCTCTCTGGTTCGATCCCACAGCTGATTTTCATACATATAAAATTCTATGGAACCAACATCAGATAGTGTAAGAGAATGTGTATATAGAAGTTAATTTCCTTCTTGGACAATACTTAACACTTCTTAACCTGGTtctgatattttttttgaagGTTTTATGTGGACAAAATCCCTATCAGAGTGTTTAAAAACAATACAGGCATTGGGGTGAATTATCCTTCCCAAGCAATGAGTGTGGTGGGAAGTTTATGGAGTGACACAACTTGGGCAGCCCATGGGCAGCAAATTAACTGGACTCAAGCACCCTTTGTGGCTTACTTTCAGGGATTCAATATTAATGGCTGCTTGAAAGACATCGACAGTACTAGTCAATGTAATTCTACCCACTATAGGTGGAATGGACCGAGGTACATGGGATTGGACCAGACTGAAATCGTCGCTTATGAGAAGGTGAGACGGAAATATTTGACTTATAGCTATTGTTCTGATAGGGGAAGCCTTCACCCAGAATGCCCAAGGCGAACATTAGAATGATTTTGTCATCAAAATTGTTGTCTACCAATCTTATATTGAAGGATGCATAATAATTATTTGCAGATGATTACATTCTTGGTGTATTTGTTCTAATCTATAGTTGCAAATTAAGGTAAAATAATGTCCATGGAGCCTATGTAATTATTGTACACTTACTATCCACAGGCATTCTAGGCCCGTAGGACCTTACCAAATTAAGGTTCCCCTATATAGTTAGTTCATGTGAATATCATAATCATTCCCATGGAACATAATATCATATGTCACGCCCCAAAatccactccaagggcatgacggtcattttatacctcaagcccaaaggctcaaagtggaaacgatACAaacatttatattgtaattgaaaatttaccaattacctaATTCCTATTCAGAGtagtaaaacaaaattctaaaatctccaagtatcaactttaaaaaaacctAACATATCAATTATaatgttattgtccaaataactccaaatttaaataatttaaacgagaattaaattttaacatttaaacaatGACCAACATAAAGTTTTGaatcaaaatcctaacaaagaaaaattctctAGCTtaaccatcactcctcacccgaacggagagtacctgaaaaaaaatatcaatgaagGAGGgtgagctcaaagcccaataaggaacattaatacagtttcatggatcaaacatttttcaatcatgcttgcaaataggagatataacatatacttatttttataaaaacttttgagttcaaaatactaatacattcaaactttgcaacaaaccttttcatatcaatttcaaaacaatttcttatcaaaaccaaatcaaatgcattcaaaatatctttactctggttatcaaataaaaaatggtacccaattaggtgggacttcacaaatgagtggctaatttcaaatttgttctagttaaggtgaacaaaaccaaatatcaacaattataacc includes:
- the LOC104877288 gene encoding putative xyloglucan endotransglucosylase/hydrolase protein 1 translates to MPFITSSYLPFFSFFSLFAYLRLSTCAINPDKVSFDQNYYNTWGFYHFSSINNGTEVRLSIDEYSGSGFMSNHTYGSGFFRMRMKIPNKDSLGIITTFYLTSQQNNQPAGNHDELDFEFLGGHGMPYTLQTNVFSNDNGGREERVALWFDPTADFHTYKILWNQHQIVFYVDKIPIRVFKNNTGIGVNYPSQAMSVVGSLWSDTTWAAHGQQINWTQAPFVAYFQGFNINGCLKDIDSTSQCNSTHYRWNGPRYMGLDQTEIVAYEKVRRKYLTYSYCSDRGSLHPECPRRTLE